In Esox lucius isolate fEsoLuc1 chromosome 6, fEsoLuc1.pri, whole genome shotgun sequence, the following proteins share a genomic window:
- the LOC105010718 gene encoding leucine-rich repeat-containing protein 27 isoform X1, with protein sequence MSEDIIARRESYHGASTGIGQCDFSQGPKSEALPHQVSTPRGHAAGPPMHPPIPAGCNGQTTVADMPQVQKLELTDLVKSSMDACEEMVDEDELRKFRELRQKMIQMDKAELGFTVSLSCLPRTSESVRDHKTHTLPTIKRGNVFPELPSLDMQYWKRSEERTLAAMRELREKQAILEERRKGQELLKEWRTHAKVMQAKKILELKQERLERQKLKKIASGYVDTQLKLSKLETASGLDNNGAFCLECAGSIILKSGVHLETPPQMIEIKAPYATDGSVSEHGVVKTLNSPPMTIQKQRSTMSYKEHQEVREARDRDFELRIRSHVQMMQERHRRPGGNAQEETDAARREIEEAKGLQSELAQIKRDQDIEYRFLAFTGENSPRCYDK encoded by the exons ATGTCTGAAGACATTATTGCTAGAAGGGAATCCTATCATGGAGCTTCCACTGGAATTGG GCAATGTGATTTCTCTCAAGGCCCTAAGTCTGAGGCATTGCCCCATCAAGTTTCCACCCCAAGAGGTCATGCAGCAGGGCCTCCAATGCATCCTCCAATACCTGCGGGGTGCAATGGCCAAACGACCG ttGCAGACATGCCCCAAGTGCAGAAGCTAGAGTTGACAGACCTTGTGAAATCCAGTATGGATGCCTGTGAAGAAATGGTGGATGAAGACGAACTGCGGAAATTCAGAGAGCTAAGGCAGAAGATGATACAAATGGATAAGGCTGAATTAGGCTTTACAGTCTCTCTTTCATGCCTCCCAAGAACATCAGAGAGTGTTAGAGACCATAAGACCCACACCCTGCCCACCATTAAAAG GGGAAATGTATTTCCTGAGCTCCCTTCGTTGGACATGCAGTATTggaagaggtcagaggagagaaCACTAGCTGCGATGAGAGAGCTTAGGGAAAAACAAGCCATTCTTGAGGAAAGAAGAAA AGGTCAAGAGCTCCTCAAGGAATGGCGTACTCATGCTAAGGTCATgcaggcaaaaaaaatattagagcTCAAGCAGGAAAGGCTTGAGAGACAG AAGTTGAAAAAGATAGCATCAGGCTATGTGGACACTCAGCTGAAGCTGTCCAAGTTGGAGACAGCGTCTGGCCTAGATAACAATGGAGCATTCTGCCTTGAGTGTGCAGGATCAATCATCCTGAAGTCGGGTGTCCACCTTGAGACCCCCCCACAGATG ATAGAAATTAAAGCTCCATATGCGACAGACGGTAGTGTTTCTGAACATGGTGTGGTCAAGACCCTCAACTCCCCACCAATGACGATCCAGAAACAGAGATCAACCATGTCCTATAAGGAGCACCAGGAAGTCAG GGAGGCCAGGGACAGAGATTTTGAGCTGCGTATCAGAAGCCATGTTCAAATGATGCAGGAAAGACACAGAAGGCCAGGCGGTAACGCCCAAGAGGAGACAGATGCAGCAAGGCGAGAAATTGAGGAA GCCAAAGGGTTGCAGTCAGAACTCGCTCAGATAAAACGGGACCAAGACATTGAGTATCGATTCTTAGCATTTACTGGGGAAAACTCACCAAGATGCTATGACAAATAA
- the LOC105010718 gene encoding leucine-rich repeat-containing protein 27 isoform X2 — protein MSEDIIARRESYHGASTGIGQCDFSQGPKSEALPHQVSTPRGHAAGPPMHPPIPAGCNGQTTVADMPQVQKLELTDLVKSSMDACEEMVDEDELRKFRELRQKMIQMDKAELGFTVSLSCLPRTSESVRDHKTHTLPTIKRGNVFPELPSLDMQYWKRSEERTLAAMRELREKQAILEERRKGQELLKEWRTHAKVMQAKKILELKQERLERQIEIKAPYATDGSVSEHGVVKTLNSPPMTIQKQRSTMSYKEHQEVREARDRDFELRIRSHVQMMQERHRRPGGNAQEETDAARREIEEAKGLQSELAQIKRDQDIEYRFLAFTGENSPRCYDK, from the exons ATGTCTGAAGACATTATTGCTAGAAGGGAATCCTATCATGGAGCTTCCACTGGAATTGG GCAATGTGATTTCTCTCAAGGCCCTAAGTCTGAGGCATTGCCCCATCAAGTTTCCACCCCAAGAGGTCATGCAGCAGGGCCTCCAATGCATCCTCCAATACCTGCGGGGTGCAATGGCCAAACGACCG ttGCAGACATGCCCCAAGTGCAGAAGCTAGAGTTGACAGACCTTGTGAAATCCAGTATGGATGCCTGTGAAGAAATGGTGGATGAAGACGAACTGCGGAAATTCAGAGAGCTAAGGCAGAAGATGATACAAATGGATAAGGCTGAATTAGGCTTTACAGTCTCTCTTTCATGCCTCCCAAGAACATCAGAGAGTGTTAGAGACCATAAGACCCACACCCTGCCCACCATTAAAAG GGGAAATGTATTTCCTGAGCTCCCTTCGTTGGACATGCAGTATTggaagaggtcagaggagagaaCACTAGCTGCGATGAGAGAGCTTAGGGAAAAACAAGCCATTCTTGAGGAAAGAAGAAA AGGTCAAGAGCTCCTCAAGGAATGGCGTACTCATGCTAAGGTCATgcaggcaaaaaaaatattagagcTCAAGCAGGAAAGGCTTGAGAGACAG ATAGAAATTAAAGCTCCATATGCGACAGACGGTAGTGTTTCTGAACATGGTGTGGTCAAGACCCTCAACTCCCCACCAATGACGATCCAGAAACAGAGATCAACCATGTCCTATAAGGAGCACCAGGAAGTCAG GGAGGCCAGGGACAGAGATTTTGAGCTGCGTATCAGAAGCCATGTTCAAATGATGCAGGAAAGACACAGAAGGCCAGGCGGTAACGCCCAAGAGGAGACAGATGCAGCAAGGCGAGAAATTGAGGAA GCCAAAGGGTTGCAGTCAGAACTCGCTCAGATAAAACGGGACCAAGACATTGAGTATCGATTCTTAGCATTTACTGGGGAAAACTCACCAAGATGCTATGACAAATAA
- the LOC105010718 gene encoding leucine-rich repeat-containing protein 27 isoform X3 — MQQGLQCILQYLRGAMAKRPVSVRSSLLVADMPQVQKLELTDLVKSSMDACEEMVDEDELRKFRELRQKMIQMDKAELGFTVSLSCLPRTSESVRDHKTHTLPTIKRGNVFPELPSLDMQYWKRSEERTLAAMRELREKQAILEERRKGQELLKEWRTHAKVMQAKKILELKQERLERQKLKKIASGYVDTQLKLSKLETASGLDNNGAFCLECAGSIILKSGVHLETPPQMIEIKAPYATDGSVSEHGVVKTLNSPPMTIQKQRSTMSYKEHQEVREARDRDFELRIRSHVQMMQERHRRPGGNAQEETDAARREIEEAKGLQSELAQIKRDQDIEYRFLAFTGENSPRCYDK, encoded by the exons ATGCAGCAGGGCCTCCAATGCATCCTCCAATACCTGCGGGGTGCAATGGCCAAACGACCGGTTAGCGTGCGTAGCTCTCTTCTAG ttGCAGACATGCCCCAAGTGCAGAAGCTAGAGTTGACAGACCTTGTGAAATCCAGTATGGATGCCTGTGAAGAAATGGTGGATGAAGACGAACTGCGGAAATTCAGAGAGCTAAGGCAGAAGATGATACAAATGGATAAGGCTGAATTAGGCTTTACAGTCTCTCTTTCATGCCTCCCAAGAACATCAGAGAGTGTTAGAGACCATAAGACCCACACCCTGCCCACCATTAAAAG GGGAAATGTATTTCCTGAGCTCCCTTCGTTGGACATGCAGTATTggaagaggtcagaggagagaaCACTAGCTGCGATGAGAGAGCTTAGGGAAAAACAAGCCATTCTTGAGGAAAGAAGAAA AGGTCAAGAGCTCCTCAAGGAATGGCGTACTCATGCTAAGGTCATgcaggcaaaaaaaatattagagcTCAAGCAGGAAAGGCTTGAGAGACAG AAGTTGAAAAAGATAGCATCAGGCTATGTGGACACTCAGCTGAAGCTGTCCAAGTTGGAGACAGCGTCTGGCCTAGATAACAATGGAGCATTCTGCCTTGAGTGTGCAGGATCAATCATCCTGAAGTCGGGTGTCCACCTTGAGACCCCCCCACAGATG ATAGAAATTAAAGCTCCATATGCGACAGACGGTAGTGTTTCTGAACATGGTGTGGTCAAGACCCTCAACTCCCCACCAATGACGATCCAGAAACAGAGATCAACCATGTCCTATAAGGAGCACCAGGAAGTCAG GGAGGCCAGGGACAGAGATTTTGAGCTGCGTATCAGAAGCCATGTTCAAATGATGCAGGAAAGACACAGAAGGCCAGGCGGTAACGCCCAAGAGGAGACAGATGCAGCAAGGCGAGAAATTGAGGAA GCCAAAGGGTTGCAGTCAGAACTCGCTCAGATAAAACGGGACCAAGACATTGAGTATCGATTCTTAGCATTTACTGGGGAAAACTCACCAAGATGCTATGACAAATAA
- the pwwp2b gene encoding PWWP domain-containing protein 2B isoform X2, producing MEYRQAGHLTSENMEAVAEDLRAGSRIPVTIDQIVNDTLVVTLTYQERSYMGILLDCNKKTGLFCLPEVTTKPVECPALKPGCEIPEVLREESVTKPPSKDSHHRPKDENSLPENYPAGAHVPVPLPTPVPAGQAPYPPYFVGAPFPQPIWVRHSYGQWVPQPPPRTIKRKKRRSREPGQMTVSTIRLRPRQVLCEKCKNSLNSDEDGKDGMSTAKASRKENAPQSDEDSKDRSIKVATKDDADTGKDNKRRENGPATYDSKRLRKDKKDDEPKFPAVPCIPHSPVIKISYSTPQGKGEVMKIPARVHGSVKPFCPKQLMSNGLGDHQSKLPEPAALTQSQEQRHILDATRTGLTVSIPKLKLPRPLTTGLDLPSPKIRVRTLGDGEDSLTMYEAELLEHPRRKGTRVPVPGPLPHSEDSGEKTPMELWSGSSGEEADRGHGDLTLLINFRKRKADSSSISVCSTDSLDESKSFSSDGTSPELCDLAPGEHISSVSSSSRDDSKTVPPLTVRLHTRSMTKCVTEEGHAVAVGDVVWGKIHGFPWWPARVLSISGIRKEESVNCEAQWPEAKVAWFGSPTTSHLSVAKLSPFREFFRSRFNRKKKGMYRRAIVEAAKAVGHMTPEITSLLTSHCETV from the exons ATGGAGTACCGCCAAGCCGGACACCTCACGTCGGAAAATATGGAGGCTGTTGCCGAGGATCTGCGGGCCGGCTCTCGGATTCCTGTCACTATCGATCAAATAGTTAACGATACACTCGTGGTGACACTTACCTATCAAGAAAGGAGTTACATGGGGATATTACTCGATTGCAACAAAAA GACTGGCCTTTTCTGTTTACCGGAGGTCACAACGAAACCAGTGGAATGTCCTGCATTGAAACCTGGTTGTGAAATCCCTGAAGTCCTAAGGGAGGAGTCTGTTACTAAACCTCCCAGCAAGGATTCGCATCATAGACCAAAGGATGAAAACTCACTGCCTGAAAATTATCCAGCAGGTGCCCACGTCCCTGTCCCTCTACCCACACCAGTGCCAGCTGGGCAGGCTCCATACCCTCCTTATTTTGTAGGCGCTCCCTTCCCTCAGCCCATATGGGTTCGTCACAGCTACGGTCAATGGGTACCGCAGCCCCCACCACGAACAatcaagaggaagaagaggcgCTCCCGGGAGCCTGGGCAGATGACTGTGAGCACCATCCGGCTCCGCCCCCGTCAGGTGTTGTGCGAAAAGTGTAAGAACTCTCTGAACAGTGACGAGGACGGCAAGGATGGCATGTCTACCGCCAAGGCGTCGAGGAAAGAGAATGCGCCGCAGAGTGACGAGGACTCCAAAGACAGGTCCATCAAGGTGGCTACTAAAGACGACGCGGACACTGGAAAGGATAACAAGAGGCGGGAGAACGGCCCCGCCACCTATGACAGCAAGCGGCTTCGGAAGGACAAGAAGGACGATGAGCCAAAGTTCCCTGCGGTTCCGTGCATTCCCCACAGCCCGGTGATCAAGATCTCCTACAGCACTCCGCAGGGCAAGGGTGAAGTCATGAAGATCCCAGCTCGGGTCCACGGCTCAGTTAAGCCCTTCTGCCCAAAGCAGCTGATGTCGAATGGTCTGGGTGACCACCAGAGCAAGTTGCCTGAGCCCGCCGCTCTAACCCAGAGCCAGGAGCAGCGTCACATCCTGGATGCCACCAGGACGGGTCTGACCGTTTCCATTCCGAAACTCAAGCTTCCCAGGCCCCTGACAACCGGCTTGGACCTGCCCTCCCCCAAGATCCGCGTGAGGACCCTGGGAGATGGGGAGGACAGCCTGACGATGTACGAGGCGGAGCTGCTGGAACATCCGAGAAGAAAGGGCACAAGGGTTCCCGTTCCCGGTCCGCTGCCACACTCAGAGGACTCTGGAGAAAAGACCCCGATGGAGCTATGGTCGGGGAGCTCCGGCGAGGAGGCCGACCGAGGCCACGGTGACCTCACACTCCTCATCAACTTCCGCAAGAGGAAGGCGGACTCCTCAAGCATATCTGTGTGCAGCACCGACAGCCTGGACGAGTCTAAATCCTTCAGCTCAGACGGCACGTCCCCGGAGCTCTGCGATCTGGCGCCCGGCGAGCACATCTCGTCCGTGTCCTCGTCCTCGCGAGACGACAGCAAGACAGTGCCGCCGCTCACAGTTCGCCTGCACACACGCAGCATGACCAAGTGCGTGACAGAGGAGGGTCACGCGGTGGCCGTGGGGGACGTGGTGTGGGGGAAGATCCATGGTTTCCCCTGGTGGCCAGCCAGGGTGCTCAGCATCAGCGGCATACGCAAGGAGGAGTCCGTTAACTGCGAGGCCCAATGGCCAGAGGCAAAGGTGGCTTGGTTCGGCTCGCCCACCACCTCTCATCTATCCGTCGCCAAACTATCCCCCTTCCGGGAGTTCTTCAGGTCGCGCTTCAACCGCAAGAAGAAAGGAATGTACCGGCGAGCCATTGTGGAAGCTGCGAAGGCGGTGGGTCACATGACCCCTGAGATCACTTCCCTACTCACCTCTCACTGCGAAAC AGTCTGA
- the pwwp2b gene encoding PWWP domain-containing protein 2B isoform X1, giving the protein MEYRQAGHLTSENMEAVAEDLRAGSRIPVTIDQIVNDTLVVTLTYQERSYMGILLDCNKKTGLFCLPEVTTKPVECPALKPGCEIPEVLREESVTKPPSKDSHHRPKDENSLPENYPAGAHVPVPLPTPVPAGQAPYPPYFVGAPFPQPIWVRHSYGQWVPQPPPRTIKRKKRRSREPGQMTVSTIRLRPRQVLCEKCKNSLNSDEDGKDGMSTAKASRKENAPQSDEDSKDRSIKVATKDDADTGKDNKRRENGPATYDSKRLRKDKKDDEPKFPAVPCIPHSPVIKISYSTPQGKGEVMKIPARVHGSVKPFCPKQLMSNGLGDHQSKLPEPAALTQSQEQRHILDATRTGLTVSIPKLKLPRPLTTGLDLPSPKIRVRTLGDGEDSLTMYEAELLEHPRRKGTRVPVPGPLPHSEDSGEKTPMELWSGSSGEEADRGHGDLTLLINFRKRKADSSSISVCSTDSLDESKSFSSDGTSPELCDLAPGEHISSVSSSSRDDSKTVPPLTVRLHTRSMTKCVTEEGHAVAVGDVVWGKIHGFPWWPARVLSISGIRKEESVNCEAQWPEAKVAWFGSPTTSHLSVAKLSPFREFFRSRFNRKKKGMYRRAIVEAAKAVGHMTPEITSLLTSHCETLSHLPPTQNEGPTEEDQLS; this is encoded by the exons ATGGAGTACCGCCAAGCCGGACACCTCACGTCGGAAAATATGGAGGCTGTTGCCGAGGATCTGCGGGCCGGCTCTCGGATTCCTGTCACTATCGATCAAATAGTTAACGATACACTCGTGGTGACACTTACCTATCAAGAAAGGAGTTACATGGGGATATTACTCGATTGCAACAAAAA GACTGGCCTTTTCTGTTTACCGGAGGTCACAACGAAACCAGTGGAATGTCCTGCATTGAAACCTGGTTGTGAAATCCCTGAAGTCCTAAGGGAGGAGTCTGTTACTAAACCTCCCAGCAAGGATTCGCATCATAGACCAAAGGATGAAAACTCACTGCCTGAAAATTATCCAGCAGGTGCCCACGTCCCTGTCCCTCTACCCACACCAGTGCCAGCTGGGCAGGCTCCATACCCTCCTTATTTTGTAGGCGCTCCCTTCCCTCAGCCCATATGGGTTCGTCACAGCTACGGTCAATGGGTACCGCAGCCCCCACCACGAACAatcaagaggaagaagaggcgCTCCCGGGAGCCTGGGCAGATGACTGTGAGCACCATCCGGCTCCGCCCCCGTCAGGTGTTGTGCGAAAAGTGTAAGAACTCTCTGAACAGTGACGAGGACGGCAAGGATGGCATGTCTACCGCCAAGGCGTCGAGGAAAGAGAATGCGCCGCAGAGTGACGAGGACTCCAAAGACAGGTCCATCAAGGTGGCTACTAAAGACGACGCGGACACTGGAAAGGATAACAAGAGGCGGGAGAACGGCCCCGCCACCTATGACAGCAAGCGGCTTCGGAAGGACAAGAAGGACGATGAGCCAAAGTTCCCTGCGGTTCCGTGCATTCCCCACAGCCCGGTGATCAAGATCTCCTACAGCACTCCGCAGGGCAAGGGTGAAGTCATGAAGATCCCAGCTCGGGTCCACGGCTCAGTTAAGCCCTTCTGCCCAAAGCAGCTGATGTCGAATGGTCTGGGTGACCACCAGAGCAAGTTGCCTGAGCCCGCCGCTCTAACCCAGAGCCAGGAGCAGCGTCACATCCTGGATGCCACCAGGACGGGTCTGACCGTTTCCATTCCGAAACTCAAGCTTCCCAGGCCCCTGACAACCGGCTTGGACCTGCCCTCCCCCAAGATCCGCGTGAGGACCCTGGGAGATGGGGAGGACAGCCTGACGATGTACGAGGCGGAGCTGCTGGAACATCCGAGAAGAAAGGGCACAAGGGTTCCCGTTCCCGGTCCGCTGCCACACTCAGAGGACTCTGGAGAAAAGACCCCGATGGAGCTATGGTCGGGGAGCTCCGGCGAGGAGGCCGACCGAGGCCACGGTGACCTCACACTCCTCATCAACTTCCGCAAGAGGAAGGCGGACTCCTCAAGCATATCTGTGTGCAGCACCGACAGCCTGGACGAGTCTAAATCCTTCAGCTCAGACGGCACGTCCCCGGAGCTCTGCGATCTGGCGCCCGGCGAGCACATCTCGTCCGTGTCCTCGTCCTCGCGAGACGACAGCAAGACAGTGCCGCCGCTCACAGTTCGCCTGCACACACGCAGCATGACCAAGTGCGTGACAGAGGAGGGTCACGCGGTGGCCGTGGGGGACGTGGTGTGGGGGAAGATCCATGGTTTCCCCTGGTGGCCAGCCAGGGTGCTCAGCATCAGCGGCATACGCAAGGAGGAGTCCGTTAACTGCGAGGCCCAATGGCCAGAGGCAAAGGTGGCTTGGTTCGGCTCGCCCACCACCTCTCATCTATCCGTCGCCAAACTATCCCCCTTCCGGGAGTTCTTCAGGTCGCGCTTCAACCGCAAGAAGAAAGGAATGTACCGGCGAGCCATTGTGGAAGCTGCGAAGGCGGTGGGTCACATGACCCCTGAGATCACTTCCCTACTCACCTCTCACTGCGAAAC
- the pwwp2b gene encoding PWWP domain-containing protein 2B isoform X3 — protein MEYRQAGHLTSENMEAVAEDLRAGSRIPVTIDQIVNDTLVVTLTYQERSYMGILLDCNKKTGLFCLPEVTTKPVECPALKPGCEIPEVLREESVTKPPSKDSHHRPKDENSLPENYPAGAHVPVPLPTPVPAGQAPYPPYFVGAPFPQPIWVRHSYGQWVPQPPPRTIKRKKRRSREPGQMTVSTIRLRPRQVLCEKCKNSLNSDEDGKDGMSTAKASRKENAPQSDEDSKDRSIKVATKDDADTGKDNKRRENGPATYDSKRLRKDKKDDEPKFPAVPCIPHSPVIKISYSTPQGKGEVMKIPARVHGSVKPFCPKQLMSNGLGDHQSKLPEPAALTQSQEQRHILDATRTGLTVSIPKLKLPRPLTTGLDLPSPKIRVRTLGDGEDSLTMYEAELLEHPRRKGTRVPVPGPLPHSEDSGEKTPMELWSGSSGEEADRGHGDLTLLINFRKRKADSSSISVCSTDSLDESKSFSSDGTSPELCDLAPGEHISSVSSSSRDDSKTVPPLTVRLHTRSMTKCVTEEGHAVAVGDVVWGKIHGFPWWPARVLSISGIRKEESVNCEAQWPEAKVAWFGSPTTSHLSVAKLSPFREFFRSRFNRKKKGMYRRAIVEAAKAVGHMTPEITSLLTSHCET, from the exons ATGGAGTACCGCCAAGCCGGACACCTCACGTCGGAAAATATGGAGGCTGTTGCCGAGGATCTGCGGGCCGGCTCTCGGATTCCTGTCACTATCGATCAAATAGTTAACGATACACTCGTGGTGACACTTACCTATCAAGAAAGGAGTTACATGGGGATATTACTCGATTGCAACAAAAA GACTGGCCTTTTCTGTTTACCGGAGGTCACAACGAAACCAGTGGAATGTCCTGCATTGAAACCTGGTTGTGAAATCCCTGAAGTCCTAAGGGAGGAGTCTGTTACTAAACCTCCCAGCAAGGATTCGCATCATAGACCAAAGGATGAAAACTCACTGCCTGAAAATTATCCAGCAGGTGCCCACGTCCCTGTCCCTCTACCCACACCAGTGCCAGCTGGGCAGGCTCCATACCCTCCTTATTTTGTAGGCGCTCCCTTCCCTCAGCCCATATGGGTTCGTCACAGCTACGGTCAATGGGTACCGCAGCCCCCACCACGAACAatcaagaggaagaagaggcgCTCCCGGGAGCCTGGGCAGATGACTGTGAGCACCATCCGGCTCCGCCCCCGTCAGGTGTTGTGCGAAAAGTGTAAGAACTCTCTGAACAGTGACGAGGACGGCAAGGATGGCATGTCTACCGCCAAGGCGTCGAGGAAAGAGAATGCGCCGCAGAGTGACGAGGACTCCAAAGACAGGTCCATCAAGGTGGCTACTAAAGACGACGCGGACACTGGAAAGGATAACAAGAGGCGGGAGAACGGCCCCGCCACCTATGACAGCAAGCGGCTTCGGAAGGACAAGAAGGACGATGAGCCAAAGTTCCCTGCGGTTCCGTGCATTCCCCACAGCCCGGTGATCAAGATCTCCTACAGCACTCCGCAGGGCAAGGGTGAAGTCATGAAGATCCCAGCTCGGGTCCACGGCTCAGTTAAGCCCTTCTGCCCAAAGCAGCTGATGTCGAATGGTCTGGGTGACCACCAGAGCAAGTTGCCTGAGCCCGCCGCTCTAACCCAGAGCCAGGAGCAGCGTCACATCCTGGATGCCACCAGGACGGGTCTGACCGTTTCCATTCCGAAACTCAAGCTTCCCAGGCCCCTGACAACCGGCTTGGACCTGCCCTCCCCCAAGATCCGCGTGAGGACCCTGGGAGATGGGGAGGACAGCCTGACGATGTACGAGGCGGAGCTGCTGGAACATCCGAGAAGAAAGGGCACAAGGGTTCCCGTTCCCGGTCCGCTGCCACACTCAGAGGACTCTGGAGAAAAGACCCCGATGGAGCTATGGTCGGGGAGCTCCGGCGAGGAGGCCGACCGAGGCCACGGTGACCTCACACTCCTCATCAACTTCCGCAAGAGGAAGGCGGACTCCTCAAGCATATCTGTGTGCAGCACCGACAGCCTGGACGAGTCTAAATCCTTCAGCTCAGACGGCACGTCCCCGGAGCTCTGCGATCTGGCGCCCGGCGAGCACATCTCGTCCGTGTCCTCGTCCTCGCGAGACGACAGCAAGACAGTGCCGCCGCTCACAGTTCGCCTGCACACACGCAGCATGACCAAGTGCGTGACAGAGGAGGGTCACGCGGTGGCCGTGGGGGACGTGGTGTGGGGGAAGATCCATGGTTTCCCCTGGTGGCCAGCCAGGGTGCTCAGCATCAGCGGCATACGCAAGGAGGAGTCCGTTAACTGCGAGGCCCAATGGCCAGAGGCAAAGGTGGCTTGGTTCGGCTCGCCCACCACCTCTCATCTATCCGTCGCCAAACTATCCCCCTTCCGGGAGTTCTTCAGGTCGCGCTTCAACCGCAAGAAGAAAGGAATGTACCGGCGAGCCATTGTGGAAGCTGCGAAGGCGGTGGGTCACATGACCCCTGAGATCACTTCCCTACTCACCTCTCACTGCGAAACGTAG